TGAACCCGGCCCCGGGCAGCTACCGGGGCCAGGTTCCGGCCGTGGTCAGGTTCCCGGCCGTGGTCAGGTTCCCGGCCGTGGTCAGGCTCCGGCCGTGATCAGTGACGGGTTCACCAGGTCAGCGATCAGTGGCGATCGTTCACCAGGTCAGCGCGTCCTGGGCGCGGGACTGCCAGTAGGTGACCCAGGCCGAACTGTCGGTGAGGACGCCTCCGTTGGGCAGGGGGAGTTGCACAGCCGGGCCGGTGGAGCCGTTGCCCGCCCGGTTGCCGAAGAGGACGCCCAGAGTGCGGGCAGTGTGGCCGCTGTTGCCCGAGCCGTCCGCCGACTGGTACATGATCCCCGCGTACGCCGACTCGCCCGGCGCGAGCGTGACCACGGCCTGCGGCTTGGACGCCTCGAGGAACGTGGTGGCGGCCTGGGCGTCGTCCCAGCGGAGGTAGGGCGCGCCGTAGGCGTTGCAGGGCGCGGAGCCGGTGTTGGTCGCGGTCAGCAGCATGTGGTTGAGGGGGCGCTTGACCTTGGTCACGGTGACCTTGACGTGCGCACCGGTGCAGGCGACGGTCGTGGTCCGGCTTCCGGAGCCCTGGCCGGAGGGCTGCCCCGAACCCTTCTTGCCGGCGTTCCCGTTGCCGGCGGCACCCGCCGCGGCGGTCTTTGAGGCGTGACCGCCCTCGGCCGGGCCCTTCCCATCCGAGGGGGACGGGGCACCCTGCCCACCGGCCGCGGACTGGGAGGACGCGGACGGGGCAGGGCTGCCGGTGTCCTTGGTGTCGTTCTGGCAGGCGGTCAGTGCGAGGACCGCCGTCAGGGCGGCGGCGGAGGCGACG
This Streptomyces decoyicus DNA region includes the following protein-coding sequences:
- a CDS encoding DUF4232 domain-containing protein, with the translated sequence MRTTRRATHVVASAAALTAVLALTACQNDTKDTGSPAPSASSQSAAGGQGAPSPSDGKGPAEGGHASKTAAAGAAGNGNAGKKGSGQPSGQGSGSRTTTVACTGAHVKVTVTKVKRPLNHMLLTATNTGSAPCNAYGAPYLRWDDAQAATTFLEASKPQAVVTLAPGESAYAGIMYQSADGSGNSGHTARTLGVLFGNRAGNGSTGPAVQLPLPNGGVLTDSSAWVTYWQSRAQDALTW